In one window of Rhodospirillaceae bacterium DNA:
- a CDS encoding recombinase family protein, which translates to MIQEIFGYARVSTSGQDTQMQLDALKQHGCTTIYEEQESGAKRDRPQLDAMLSKLRNGDQVAVWRMDRLARSLKDLLEITSKIEDAGAEFISLTEKLDTSSAGGRLIFNVFASINQFERELLIERTKSSLASARRRGRLGGRPKKLSDADVEQMKLLMDQPDRDVRGICERFNISRSSLYRLIQDPIAA; encoded by the coding sequence ATGATCCAAGAGATATTTGGATACGCTCGTGTTTCAACATCGGGACAAGACACCCAGATGCAGTTGGACGCCTTGAAGCAACATGGCTGCACGACCATCTATGAGGAGCAAGAAAGTGGTGCCAAGCGTGATCGTCCCCAACTTGATGCCATGTTATCCAAACTTCGTAATGGCGATCAGGTGGCTGTATGGCGAATGGATCGTTTAGCAAGATCCTTAAAAGACCTACTGGAGATCACCAGCAAAATAGAAGACGCTGGTGCCGAATTTATAAGCCTTACCGAGAAGCTGGACACATCCAGTGCCGGTGGCCGTCTCATCTTCAATGTCTTTGCCAGTATTAATCAATTCGAACGTGAGCTACTCATTGAAAGAACTAAATCTAGTTTGGCCTCCGCTCGACGCCGTGGAAGGTTAGGTGGACGCCCTAAGAAGCTTTCTGACGCCGATGTCGAACAAATGAAGCTCCTCATGGACCAGCCTGACCGCGATGTACGAGGAATCTGCGAAAGATTTAACATCAGTCGTTCCAGCTTGTATCGGCTGATCCAAGATCCAATTGCAGCATAA
- a CDS encoding group 1 truncated hemoglobin — protein sequence MNDSLFESLGGAGAVDAAVDIFYRKVLSDDSISGFFDTTDMDDQRAKQKSFLTMAFGGPNEYTGKDMREAHAPLVEKGLNDSHFDAVAGHLQATLEELKVPADLIAQVMAIAGSTRDDVLNR from the coding sequence ATGAACGATAGCTTATTTGAGAGCCTTGGTGGCGCGGGTGCCGTGGATGCGGCGGTTGATATTTTTTATCGCAAAGTCTTAAGCGACGACAGCATTAGCGGGTTTTTTGACACCACCGACATGGATGATCAACGGGCCAAACAGAAGTCTTTTTTGACCATGGCATTCGGGGGCCCCAACGAATACACCGGCAAGGATATGCGCGAAGCCCATGCGCCCTTGGTAGAAAAAGGTCTTAACGACAGCCATTTCGATGCGGTTGCCGGACATCTGCAAGCGACCTTGGAAGAACTTAAAGTTCCTGCCGATCTTATCGCGCAAGTCATGGCCATTGCCGGCAGCACCCGAGATGACGTTCTTAACCGATAG
- a CDS encoding response regulator transcription factor: MTTGKQVLLVDDDSTLLEMLGEQLQLHEEFATVPAETGAKALELARADYFDVILLDVGLPDMDGREVCRLMRRNGVTSPIIMLTGADTDADTILGLDSGANDYITKPFRLGVLLARLRAHIRQHERSDDAVFTIGPYTFQPSAKLLVNNDDDKKVRLTDKETAILKYLYRAGDRVVGRDVLLDEVWGYNAGVTTHTLETHVYRLRQKIEFDPSNAKILVTEPGGYRLVP, encoded by the coding sequence ATGACCACCGGTAAACAGGTGCTGCTTGTCGACGACGATTCCACCTTATTGGAAATGCTCGGCGAGCAATTGCAATTACATGAAGAGTTCGCGACCGTGCCCGCTGAAACGGGCGCAAAGGCTCTGGAATTGGCGCGCGCCGATTACTTTGATGTGATTTTATTAGATGTTGGCCTGCCCGATATGGATGGACGAGAGGTCTGTCGACTGATGCGTCGCAATGGCGTTACCTCGCCGATTATCATGTTAACCGGCGCTGATACCGACGCCGATACCATTTTAGGGCTCGATTCGGGGGCCAACGATTATATCACCAAGCCCTTTCGGCTGGGGGTGTTGCTGGCACGGCTCCGCGCTCATATTCGCCAGCACGAGCGCAGTGATGATGCGGTCTTTACAATCGGACCTTATACTTTTCAGCCGAGCGCTAAGCTATTGGTAAATAACGATGATGATAAGAAAGTTCGACTGACCGACAAAGAAACCGCGATTTTGAAATACCTCTATCGGGCGGGGGACCGGGTGGTTGGGCGCGACGTTCTTCTGGACGAAGTGTGGGGATATAACGCGGGTGTTACCACGCACACGCTCGAAACCCACGTTTATCGTCTTCGGCAAAAGATAGAATTCGATCCTTCAAATGCAAAAATCCTCGTGACCGAGCCAGGCGGATATCGGCTGGTACCCTAA
- the ribA gene encoding GTP cyclohydrolase II, which produces MSSEFELLPMPATREHFSLLAVDRVISELRRGRIVAVRGYGGAAVLVQAAEATTTEGLLEIAAMSGGVSRIAITARRAAVLGLRDTTAAVVCLTHKKELTAEAIHDLAEPLSATTVKGADLEIHDAETYASESAAVALTKLARLLPAAVVAQPHLTESEDLVAWTSRHDLLLVDAGDVFQYERTAARTLRAVSEARVPLLDAQETRIIAFRPVDGGLEHLAIVIGEPPVDEPVLTRLHSECFTGDLLGSLRCDCGDQLRGAIQEIGKTGSGLLLYLAQEGRGIGLVNKLRAYELQDRGFDTMDANEELGFDADERIYLPAAKMLELLKFNSVRLLTNNPDKVTALSQCGVKVVDRVSHTFPSNEHNELYLRTKAVKSGHSF; this is translated from the coding sequence ATGTCTTCTGAATTTGAACTTCTGCCCATGCCGGCTACGCGCGAACATTTTTCGCTGCTGGCGGTTGACCGCGTCATATCCGAACTTCGCCGCGGACGCATTGTCGCGGTTAGAGGATATGGCGGAGCAGCAGTCCTGGTCCAAGCCGCCGAAGCGACAACCACAGAAGGGCTGCTAGAAATTGCTGCCATGAGCGGTGGCGTCTCTCGGATTGCAATTACTGCGCGCCGCGCCGCCGTGTTAGGTTTACGAGATACAACTGCTGCTGTTGTTTGCTTGACCCATAAGAAGGAACTGACCGCAGAGGCAATTCATGATTTGGCCGAGCCCTTGTCTGCAACCACCGTGAAAGGTGCGGATTTGGAAATACATGATGCTGAAACGTACGCGTCTGAAAGTGCTGCCGTTGCCTTGACCAAACTTGCGCGGCTTTTACCCGCCGCCGTTGTCGCTCAGCCACACCTGACTGAGTCCGAAGATTTGGTAGCCTGGACAAGCCGACATGACCTTTTATTGGTCGATGCTGGAGATGTCTTCCAATATGAGCGAACCGCCGCCCGGACTCTTCGCGCGGTAAGCGAAGCAAGAGTTCCGCTGCTCGATGCTCAAGAAACTCGAATTATTGCCTTCCGACCTGTAGACGGGGGATTGGAGCATTTAGCCATCGTCATTGGTGAGCCTCCTGTTGATGAACCGGTTCTCACGCGCTTGCATTCTGAGTGTTTTACGGGCGATTTATTGGGGTCTCTCAGATGTGACTGTGGTGATCAACTTCGCGGTGCAATCCAGGAAATAGGCAAAACCGGAAGCGGCCTTTTGCTTTACTTGGCCCAAGAAGGACGCGGCATCGGTTTGGTCAATAAACTCCGCGCCTACGAGCTTCAGGACAGGGGCTTTGATACCATGGACGCGAACGAAGAATTAGGTTTCGATGCCGACGAACGGATCTACTTACCGGCGGCAAAAATGTTGGAACTTTTAAAATTCAATTCGGTTCGATTGCTGACCAACAATCCTGATAAAGTGACGGCCCTGTCGCAATGCGGCGTCAAAGTGGTGGACCGAGTATCGCACACGTTTCCATCCAACGAACACAATGAACTTTATCTCCGTACCAAAGCGGTTAAAAGCGGGCACTCTTTCTAG
- a CDS encoding L,D-transpeptidase family protein: MDILVKSPNVFSWQGETFRCALGRGGVVSDKSEGDGGTPTGRFALRQIFFRPDRLAPPKTILPIQALQQHDGWCDDLEADEYNTLIQKPFSKRHEDLWRDDLVYDVIVVLGYNDDPVVRGKGSAIFLHVAKPDYSPTEGCVALSLENLLHVLKTITPETRLLVSLD, encoded by the coding sequence ATGGATATCCTGGTTAAATCACCAAACGTTTTTTCGTGGCAGGGTGAAACGTTCCGCTGCGCCCTAGGAAGGGGTGGCGTGGTTTCAGACAAATCTGAAGGCGACGGGGGAACACCGACCGGACGCTTCGCCTTGCGTCAGATTTTTTTTCGGCCCGACCGCCTAGCCCCCCCCAAAACAATTCTTCCAATCCAAGCCCTTCAACAACATGATGGGTGGTGTGATGACTTGGAAGCGGATGAATACAATACATTGATTCAAAAGCCATTTTCTAAGCGACATGAAGACTTATGGCGGGACGATTTGGTGTATGATGTGATCGTTGTTCTAGGTTATAACGATGATCCGGTTGTTAGGGGAAAAGGCAGCGCAATCTTTCTCCACGTTGCCAAGCCTGACTACAGTCCAACGGAAGGCTGTGTTGCGCTTTCTCTGGAAAATTTGTTGCACGTTCTTAAAACGATTACGCCGGAAACACGCCTTTTGGTCAGTCTGGATTAG
- a CDS encoding YggS family pyridoxal phosphate-dependent enzyme codes for MAVTGSGVLSASVIKITGGKLISLDTTDLLSFSYLSTVHHKLSHIGNKFVNSDQDIAENLAAVKSRVAAAAKADGRTADQISLIAVSKTKPASHIRAAFDAGHRVYGENRLQEAEEKWPLFKEEFDDVRLHLIGPLQRNKVKRSLLLFDVIETVDRPKLARALAREMDTSGLRPACFLQVNTGEESQKSGVIPEELDAFVALCRDELELPVQGLMCLPPKNEEPALHFGLLRELARRNGLDQLSMGMTADFETAIRFGATCVRVGTAIFGGRPPLPSNPD; via the coding sequence ATGGCGGTGACCGGATCCGGTGTTCTCTCCGCATCGGTCATAAAAATTACAGGGGGGAAACTTATTAGTCTGGACACGACTGACCTGTTGTCCTTTTCTTATCTATCTACGGTGCACCACAAATTAAGCCATATCGGAAACAAATTCGTGAATTCAGACCAAGACATTGCGGAAAATTTAGCTGCCGTCAAATCCCGTGTTGCTGCTGCGGCCAAAGCCGATGGGCGGACGGCTGATCAAATTAGTCTGATTGCCGTATCAAAAACAAAACCGGCATCGCACATTCGTGCTGCCTTTGACGCGGGCCATCGGGTGTATGGGGAAAACCGTTTACAGGAAGCGGAAGAAAAATGGCCGTTATTCAAAGAAGAATTCGACGATGTGAGATTACATTTGATTGGTCCCCTGCAACGCAACAAGGTCAAGCGGTCGTTATTGTTATTTGACGTGATTGAAACAGTCGATCGCCCGAAACTCGCCCGCGCTCTCGCAAGAGAAATGGACACAAGTGGTTTGCGGCCAGCGTGTTTTTTACAAGTTAATACAGGCGAAGAATCACAAAAATCTGGGGTAATTCCAGAGGAGCTAGATGCCTTCGTCGCCCTATGCCGGGATGAACTGGAACTTCCCGTACAAGGCCTTATGTGCTTACCGCCAAAGAATGAAGAACCTGCCTTACACTTCGGATTGTTGCGGGAGCTTGCCCGCCGGAACGGACTGGACCAACTCAGCATGGGAATGACGGCAGATTTTGAAACAGCAATCCGGTTTGGCGCGACATGCGTCCGTGTCGGGACAGCGATCTTTGGGGGGCGCCCGCCGCTGCCGTCTAATCCAGACTGA
- a CDS encoding thiamine phosphate synthase, translated as MPNRKEIARTLVPVCRHRRITLLIAEDWRLAAEINADGVHLPEHIVPTWRGGGNKIGRNNFMVTAAAHSQRSLWNAARAGVDAVLVSPVFPTVSHPENRPLGITQFSNMCRISPVPVYALGGITQDKLTRLQNSGCVGVAGIGLFYP; from the coding sequence GTGCCAAATCGGAAGGAAATCGCCCGAACCCTCGTTCCGGTTTGCCGACACCGTCGGATTACGCTTTTAATCGCTGAGGATTGGCGGCTTGCTGCGGAAATAAACGCGGATGGCGTTCATCTTCCCGAACACATCGTGCCGACTTGGAGAGGTGGCGGAAATAAAATTGGCAGAAATAATTTTATGGTTACAGCTGCCGCTCATTCTCAAAGATCCTTGTGGAACGCCGCCCGTGCGGGTGTTGATGCGGTTTTGGTATCACCCGTATTTCCAACTGTCAGTCACCCGGAAAATAGGCCCCTAGGGATAACCCAATTTTCGAATATGTGTCGGATCAGCCCCGTTCCTGTCTATGCGCTCGGCGGTATAACCCAGGATAAATTAACGCGTCTTCAAAATAGTGGCTGTGTGGGAGTTGCTGGTATTGGATTATTTTACCCTTAA
- a CDS encoding DUF3576 domain-containing protein — translation MFSQVRKIKNIHLSLLVVAGLLVTACGPISIGEKPIEELTPEEAAERAEADAKDRDWAIRTQSDQGDYKDDSFIFEKDSGYGGSSGGGSGLGSLFFETDKGGGGNGFVGGVGVNSYLWRATLDTVSFMPLASADPFGGVILTDWHATPDAPGERFKLNIRILGRGLRADGINVSTFRQIQDRSGSWINARIPTATNEKIENAILSKARELRHRSIQNR, via the coding sequence ATGTTTAGTCAGGTTCGAAAAATAAAAAATATTCATCTGTCGCTTTTAGTCGTGGCAGGTTTGTTGGTCACCGCGTGTGGACCGATTTCAATTGGGGAAAAGCCTATAGAAGAATTAACGCCTGAAGAGGCGGCTGAACGCGCTGAGGCTGACGCGAAAGACAGAGACTGGGCCATTCGGACTCAAAGTGACCAAGGCGATTACAAAGATGATTCTTTCATTTTTGAAAAGGATAGTGGCTATGGTGGCTCCAGCGGTGGCGGGAGTGGTCTTGGCAGCTTATTTTTTGAAACGGATAAAGGCGGCGGCGGGAATGGTTTCGTTGGCGGCGTTGGTGTAAATAGTTATTTGTGGCGCGCAACACTGGACACAGTGTCTTTCATGCCACTGGCCAGTGCAGACCCCTTTGGCGGTGTTATATTAACCGATTGGCATGCAACACCTGATGCACCTGGCGAACGGTTTAAGTTAAATATTCGGATTCTGGGACGGGGTCTACGCGCAGACGGCATTAATGTTTCGACGTTTCGCCAAATTCAAGACCGGTCCGGTTCCTGGATCAATGCTCGCATTCCGACGGCAACCAACGAAAAGATCGAAAATGCTATATTGTCAAAGGCACGAGAACTGCGGCATCGGTCAATTCAAAACCGGTAA
- a CDS encoding leucine--tRNA ligase, protein MGRYNFKESEAKWQAVWDERNIFAVVPEKNKPKYYVLEMFPYPSGRIHVGHVRNYALGDVVARYKRARGFNVLHPMGWDAFGLPAENAAIANNVPPAKWTHENIAAMRQQLKKMGLAYDWAREFATCDSDYYRHEQKMFLDFLKEGLVYRKESWVNWDPVENTVLANEQVIDGKGWRSGADVEKRKLAQWFLKITDFADELLDGLKELERWPDRVRLMQENWIGRSEGAHVTFSLNGVPESLEIYTTRPDTIFGATFCAIAANHPLAQELSLDNKGLADFIAECNKQGTSEAAIETVEKMGVDTGITARHPFIDGKELPVYVANFVLMEYGSGAIYGCPAHDQRDLDFARKYNLDVIPVVAPIGDNADQFTVEDIAYTEEGVHINSDFMDGLNIKDAKTAAISRLEDLDVGTRAINYRLRDWGVSRQRYWGCPIPIIHCDACGDVPVPEKDLPVQLPDSVSFDLPGNPLANHATWKITNCPTCGGPGERETDTFDTFFESSWYFARFCSPHAETAFDREAVDYWMPVDQYIGGIEHAVLHLLYSRFFTRALKKCDYLGESEPFAGLLTQGMVCHETYQDGAGGWLYPEQVVRRGEGDYVHSETGDSVTVGRSIKMSKSKFNVVDPEGIIDTYGADTARLFVLSDSPPERDLEWTDAGIDGAWRFLNRLWRLVAEPEQAFVEVGTPKPNAFSSETEDVLRAIHKTTFSVSEDLDRFRFNKAVARIRELTNLLEGLDKSSEGAAWVLRDGYETVVRLIGPIMPHLCEELWEMLGHKSTLATAPWPSVDETLLQDDNVTVAVQVNGKLRGTIEVPKDMDKQLVETAALELPSVINVVNDKAIRKVIVVPNRIVNVVI, encoded by the coding sequence ATGGGTCGGTATAACTTCAAAGAATCAGAAGCCAAGTGGCAAGCTGTCTGGGATGAACGGAATATATTCGCCGTTGTCCCCGAAAAAAATAAACCGAAATACTACGTGTTAGAGATGTTTCCATATCCGTCAGGACGAATTCATGTCGGCCATGTGCGGAACTATGCCTTGGGTGACGTCGTCGCCCGATATAAACGAGCCCGCGGATTTAATGTCCTTCACCCCATGGGCTGGGATGCTTTCGGCTTGCCAGCTGAGAACGCCGCCATCGCTAACAACGTCCCACCGGCCAAGTGGACCCACGAAAATATTGCTGCCATGCGGCAACAACTTAAAAAAATGGGGCTGGCCTATGATTGGGCACGGGAATTCGCGACTTGCGATTCGGATTATTATCGCCACGAACAAAAGATGTTTCTGGACTTCCTGAAGGAGGGACTGGTTTACCGGAAAGAATCCTGGGTGAATTGGGACCCGGTCGAAAATACTGTTTTAGCAAACGAACAGGTCATTGACGGCAAAGGTTGGCGATCAGGTGCCGATGTTGAAAAACGAAAACTGGCGCAGTGGTTCCTTAAAATTACGGATTTCGCGGACGAACTTCTTGACGGCTTAAAAGAGCTGGAGCGGTGGCCTGATCGAGTCCGACTCATGCAAGAGAATTGGATCGGTCGGTCGGAAGGAGCGCACGTAACATTTTCCCTAAATGGCGTGCCGGAATCGCTCGAAATTTATACCACGCGGCCCGATACCATTTTTGGCGCAACTTTCTGTGCGATTGCCGCAAATCATCCGCTAGCACAGGAATTATCCCTAGATAACAAGGGATTGGCGGACTTTATTGCTGAATGTAATAAACAAGGTACCAGTGAAGCGGCGATTGAAACCGTTGAAAAAATGGGCGTGGATACTGGCATTACGGCGCGCCACCCTTTCATTGATGGAAAAGAATTACCGGTTTACGTGGCCAATTTTGTTCTAATGGAATATGGCTCTGGCGCGATCTATGGCTGCCCAGCCCACGATCAACGCGACTTAGATTTCGCTAGGAAGTACAACCTAGATGTCATACCTGTCGTCGCCCCAATTGGAGATAATGCGGATCAATTTACGGTTGAAGATATCGCCTATACAGAAGAAGGAGTGCACATTAATTCCGACTTCATGGATGGGCTTAACATCAAGGACGCGAAGACAGCCGCCATTTCCCGCCTTGAAGATTTGGACGTGGGCACACGCGCGATAAATTATCGGCTGCGGGATTGGGGGGTGTCGCGGCAGCGGTATTGGGGCTGCCCCATTCCGATCATTCATTGTGACGCGTGTGGCGATGTGCCGGTTCCAGAAAAAGATTTGCCGGTTCAATTGCCGGATAGCGTTTCCTTCGATTTGCCGGGAAACCCGCTGGCCAACCACGCCACCTGGAAGATTACAAATTGCCCGACATGTGGAGGGCCTGGCGAAAGAGAAACTGATACGTTTGATACTTTTTTTGAATCATCTTGGTACTTTGCACGCTTCTGTTCACCACACGCGGAAACCGCTTTTGATCGTGAGGCGGTAGATTATTGGATGCCTGTTGACCAATACATTGGTGGCATCGAACACGCGGTTCTGCATTTGCTATATTCTCGCTTCTTCACGCGGGCTCTAAAAAAATGTGACTACCTTGGTGAGAGCGAGCCGTTTGCAGGTCTTTTGACCCAAGGCATGGTTTGTCACGAAACTTATCAAGATGGCGCGGGTGGGTGGCTCTATCCTGAGCAGGTCGTGCGACGCGGCGAAGGGGATTACGTCCACAGCGAAACCGGTGACTCCGTCACCGTTGGACGCTCCATAAAAATGAGCAAGTCTAAATTTAATGTCGTCGATCCCGAAGGCATTATTGATACCTATGGTGCCGATACAGCGCGACTGTTCGTATTATCTGATAGTCCGCCTGAACGCGATTTGGAATGGACGGATGCGGGCATCGATGGAGCGTGGCGTTTTTTGAATCGGTTATGGCGTTTGGTAGCGGAACCTGAGCAGGCTTTTGTTGAGGTCGGCACACCTAAGCCAAATGCATTTTCGTCTGAGACGGAAGATGTATTAAGGGCTATTCACAAAACGACTTTTTCTGTTTCCGAAGATTTAGATCGATTTCGGTTTAACAAAGCTGTTGCCCGAATTCGTGAGCTGACAAACTTGCTAGAAGGACTTGATAAATCGTCCGAAGGTGCCGCGTGGGTTTTACGAGATGGCTATGAAACCGTCGTTCGCCTTATAGGCCCTATAATGCCGCACTTATGTGAAGAGCTTTGGGAAATGCTTGGTCACAAATCAACCCTAGCAACGGCGCCATGGCCTTCAGTTGACGAAACTCTTTTACAAGACGACAATGTAACGGTAGCAGTACAAGTTAACGGAAAATTGCGCGGCACCATAGAAGTGCCTAAGGATATGGATAAGCAATTAGTAGAAACCGCTGCTCTAGAATTACCCAGTGTTATCAACGTTGTAAACGATAAAGCCATACGTAAAGTCATTGTTGTTCCAAACCGGATTGTCAATGTGGTTATTTAA
- a CDS encoding DNA polymerase III subunit delta: MVKISGAKVESFINNPDPAIRAVLVYGPDQGLVHERAILLAKLIVDDLNDPFCSVDISAGDLKNDPARLSDEAAAISFSGGRRVIRIPDGTDGIAKTFEEFLSDPQGDAFVVVEAGTLGPRSKLRKTFEASKAGAALACYEDNNRQITDVIREILSQSQLTATREASAYLEEHLGSDRMVTRKELEKLALFKGAPGEVSLEDAMACVGDNGATSLDSVIYAAAGGDLSGLETALARVLNEGLHPVAILRAIGRHLQRLHLASGAMDKGQSPDQAMKSLRPPIIFKFTNGFRTQLQRWSKYKLAHALELVTEAELECKSTGLPAEAICGRALLRIAQAARKA, translated from the coding sequence GTGGTAAAAATCTCTGGTGCCAAAGTAGAAAGTTTTATAAATAATCCGGACCCTGCCATTCGCGCGGTTCTTGTCTACGGTCCGGATCAGGGCTTGGTTCATGAGCGCGCTATTCTATTAGCCAAACTTATCGTAGACGATTTAAATGATCCGTTTTGCAGCGTAGACATTTCTGCCGGGGATTTGAAAAACGATCCTGCGAGATTGAGCGACGAAGCCGCCGCCATATCTTTCAGCGGGGGCCGTCGTGTTATTAGAATTCCCGACGGTACGGACGGGATCGCGAAAACCTTCGAAGAATTTCTAAGCGATCCACAAGGAGATGCGTTTGTCGTTGTCGAAGCCGGCACCTTGGGCCCTCGATCAAAGCTTCGTAAAACATTCGAAGCGTCTAAAGCGGGGGCGGCCTTAGCGTGCTACGAAGATAACAACCGTCAAATTACCGACGTCATTCGCGAAATTTTATCTCAATCCCAACTGACCGCAACCCGCGAAGCCAGCGCTTATTTAGAAGAGCATTTGGGGTCAGATCGGATGGTGACCCGCAAGGAACTTGAAAAGTTGGCCTTGTTCAAGGGCGCGCCCGGCGAAGTTTCTTTGGAAGATGCCATGGCGTGTGTCGGAGACAATGGCGCGACGTCTTTGGATTCTGTCATTTACGCCGCAGCAGGCGGGGATCTTTCTGGTCTAGAAACGGCTCTTGCCCGTGTCTTGAACGAAGGTCTCCACCCGGTTGCCATTTTGCGAGCAATTGGCCGGCACTTGCAGCGCTTGCATTTAGCTTCGGGTGCTATGGATAAGGGACAATCTCCCGATCAAGCGATGAAATCCCTTAGGCCGCCGATAATATTCAAATTTACCAATGGTTTTCGCACTCAGCTGCAGCGTTGGTCGAAATATAAATTGGCCCATGCGCTTGAATTAGTTACCGAAGCCGAGCTGGAATGCAAATCAACTGGGCTTCCAGCAGAAGCAATTTGTGGCCGCGCCTTGCTGCGTATCGCTCAAGCGGCTCGAAAAGCCTGA
- a CDS encoding ParB/RepB/Spo0J family partition protein: MAQEPKRRSLGKGLSSLLGDPLSKKNDTKSEVAKPSNVVPVEFLHPGRYQPRQKFDKDQIRELAQSIKDKGILQPLLVRKHPDKEDAFEIIAGERRWQAAQEAQLHEVPVIIREFSDKETLEVALVENLQREDLSVLEEAKGYNRLMEEFSHTQEELAKVVGKSRSHVANTLRLLGLPEPVRQMLDDGKLSAGHARALLGTESSLPLAEMVINQGLNVRQTEKLVQKSNAPKKPLRPKPVKDPDTVVLENDITNLLGLKTEIDFKGNSGTLTVKYKTLEQLDDILERLSRGGSMTGS, encoded by the coding sequence ATGGCACAAGAACCAAAACGCCGCAGTCTCGGCAAGGGACTGTCGTCTTTATTAGGCGACCCATTGTCAAAGAAAAACGATACGAAGTCCGAAGTTGCAAAACCATCAAATGTCGTTCCGGTCGAATTTCTGCATCCCGGTCGCTATCAGCCACGGCAAAAGTTTGACAAGGATCAGATCAGAGAACTGGCCCAGTCAATTAAAGACAAAGGAATACTGCAGCCACTTTTGGTACGCAAACATCCGGATAAAGAAGACGCCTTTGAAATCATCGCCGGGGAACGGCGCTGGCAAGCTGCCCAAGAGGCACAGCTACACGAAGTCCCTGTAATCATTAGGGAATTTTCGGATAAAGAAACCTTAGAAGTTGCTTTGGTCGAAAACCTTCAGCGAGAAGATCTTTCAGTCTTAGAAGAAGCCAAGGGTTATAACCGGCTCATGGAAGAGTTTTCCCACACCCAAGAAGAGCTTGCAAAGGTTGTTGGCAAAAGCCGCAGCCATGTTGCAAACACGCTTCGCCTTTTGGGACTTCCGGAACCGGTTCGCCAAATGTTGGACGATGGTAAGCTCAGTGCCGGTCATGCACGCGCACTCTTGGGCACGGAAAGTTCACTGCCCTTGGCGGAGATGGTGATTAATCAAGGACTGAATGTAAGGCAAACTGAAAAACTGGTGCAGAAAAGTAATGCACCAAAAAAACCGCTCCGTCCAAAACCAGTTAAAGATCCCGATACGGTTGTTTTGGAAAACGATATTACCAACCTATTAGGCCTGAAAACGGAAATAGATTTCAAAGGCAATAGCGGGACCCTAACGGTTAAATATAAAACCCTCGAACAGCTTGATGATATTCTGGAACGCTTGAGCCGCGGTGGGAGTATGACCGGATCGTAA
- a CDS encoding ParA family protein has product MLVNQDLNKVSGPRILAIANQKGGVGKTTTAINLATALAAVDNQVLVIDFDPQGNASSSLGIDRDDRAVNSYHVVIGEVALDDAIRSTDIPGLFIVTSNNDLAGAAVELVDADDREYALRGAINACSQKFDYVLIDCPPTLDLLTINALVATQGVLVPLQCEFLALEGISDLVQLINRVEGAFNPGLEIQGIVLTMFDIRNNLSGMVANDVREFFGDKVYKTVIPRNVRVSEAPSHGRPVLIYDMKCAGSKAYLHLADEVLKREHQQVAV; this is encoded by the coding sequence ATGCTTGTGAATCAAGACCTTAACAAGGTTTCTGGACCTCGAATACTCGCCATAGCCAATCAAAAAGGTGGTGTGGGGAAGACGACAACAGCGATCAATCTTGCGACCGCCTTAGCCGCTGTTGATAACCAGGTCCTGGTCATCGATTTTGATCCCCAAGGCAATGCCAGTTCCAGTCTTGGAATTGACCGGGATGACCGCGCAGTCAATTCATATCATGTGGTTATCGGTGAAGTTGCCTTGGACGATGCAATTCGATCCACCGATATTCCGGGTTTATTTATTGTGACTTCTAATAATGATTTGGCCGGAGCTGCGGTTGAATTGGTTGATGCAGACGACCGGGAATATGCTCTGCGCGGCGCGATAAACGCATGCAGTCAAAAATTCGATTACGTTTTAATCGATTGCCCGCCAACTCTCGATCTCCTCACCATCAATGCGTTGGTTGCGACCCAAGGTGTATTGGTGCCGCTGCAGTGTGAATTCTTAGCGTTAGAAGGAATCAGCGATTTAGTTCAACTCATTAACCGGGTTGAAGGTGCCTTTAATCCGGGCCTGGAAATCCAAGGAATCGTGCTGACGATGTTTGATATTCGTAATAATTTGTCTGGCATGGTGGCTAATGATGTTCGCGAGTTTTTTGGTGACAAGGTTTATAAGACTGTCATTCCACGAAATGTACGTGTCTCCGAGGCTCCTTCCCATGGTCGCCCTGTCTTGATTTATGATATGAAGTGTGCGGGCTCGAAGGCTTATTTGCATTTGGCGGATGAAGTCTTAAAGCGTGAACACCAGCAGGTGGCCGTCTAA